From a single Silene latifolia isolate original U9 population chromosome 6, ASM4854445v1, whole genome shotgun sequence genomic region:
- the LOC141658668 gene encoding F-box/kelch-repeat protein At3g23880-like → MPVESEKSSKKAKSSSSNIRHSSNYLPLDLWASIIVNLPVKTLLIFRCVCKSWCSIIDHPDFGYTNLKLRKIDSKKSKIFALEGFRYQGARRCLLTVRQGDTLRKTAHIFESSDRYYLVGRCNELLLLRRFVYPGDFNPGYEKEMRLWNPSIRKSLLIPPCPLVNAIYLLGFAPLSKDYKIIAIDNNINRPKNYSYIAVYTLSDQQWCVRNNDVDVNCSYKERIYVPPTAFYFQGAAHWFGRDPLVENEHQYELTHLVSFNFDSEKFTFLEIPRDSKGTDIARFLFILGELLAIFSVTRGRSRIWVLEQGSGKGVWTNWFSGRSNSDTYYLFSTFWSYSLLFYETDGERYFIFGKKSYNIASGRVEELEKSMSNCLDLGMYMESLVLWKGYGAEDMASFP, encoded by the coding sequence ATGCCCGTTGAAAGCGAAAAGAGCTCGAAGAAGGCgaaatcatcatcatcaaacaTACGCCATAGTTCCAACTACTTACCCCTTGATTTGTGGGCAAGTATTATCGTCAATTTACCTGTGAAAACCCTGTTGATATTCAGGTGCGTTTGTAAATCTTGGTGCTCCATTATTGATCACCCTGACTTCGGTTACACGAATCTTAAACTGCGGAAAATTGATTCGAAGAAAAGTAAAATATTTGCCCTCGAAGGATTTAGATACCAAGGTGCAAGAAGATGCTTGCTGACAGTTCGTCAGGGCGACACTCTTCGAAAAACTGCGCATATTTTCGAGAGTTCTGACAGATACTATCTAGTAGGGAGGTGTAATGAATTGTTGTTGTTGAGACGGTTTGTTTATCCAGGCGATTTCAACCCTGGTTATGAAAAAGAAATGAGACTCTGGAACCCTTCTATTCGCAAATCGTTGTTAATTCCCCCTTGCCCGCTTGTCAATGCTATCTACCTACTTGGGTTTGCCCCTCTCAGTAAGGATTATAAAATCATTGCGATTGATAATAATATTAATCGTCCAAAGAATTACTCGTATATTGCAGTTTATACCCTCAGCGATCAACAATGGTGTGTTAGAAATAATGATGTGGATGTCAATTGTAGCTACAAGGAGCGGATTTATGTCCCACCGACTGCTTTCTATTTCCAAGGGGCTGCACATTGGTTCGGACGGGATCCACTCGTGGAGAACGAACATCAGTATGAACTAACTCATCTTGTTTCTTTTAACTTTGATTCGGAAAAATTCACCTTTTTGGAAATTCCAAGGGATTCGAAGGGAACAGATATAGCGAGGTTTTTGTTTATTCTTGGGGAATTGCTGGCAATTTTTAGTGTTACTCGAGGAAGATCAAGAATATGGGTGCTGGAGCAGGGGAGCGGAAAGGGGGTATGGACTAATTGGTTTTCAGGACGTTCCAATAGTGATACTTATTATTTATTCAGTACCTTTTGGTCATATTCGCTACTCTTTTATGAAACTGATGGAGaaaggtattttatttttgggaaGAAGTCTTATAATATTGCTTCTGGACGAGTGGAAGAGCTCGAAAAATCTATGAGCAATTGTTTGGATTTGGGAATGTATATGGAGAGCTTGGTATTGTGGAAAGGATACGGAGCTGAGGATATG